The Vanacampus margaritifer isolate UIUO_Vmar chromosome 20, RoL_Vmar_1.0, whole genome shotgun sequence genome contains the following window.
aatgtgGTGCCGAGGTTTTACGAGTTGTTATAGCTGCAGTAGTAGACGGCGGTGCTGGCGTCCGACAACACGGACGATATGAGGCCCTCGGACCCTTGTGCGGGCCCCTCGTGCGGGGCCCCGTACGCCGACGAGCCCAGGTACTGCTCAAACTCGCTTCGGTCCACCTCGGAGAGCAGCTCGGCATTGTCGGACCCGGCGCAGTCGGGCGGCGGCGATAGCTGCCCCGCCCCGGCGTGCCGCTTGGGGTGACCGTAGTACACGGTCAAGGGGTTGGGGCCCCCCATGTAGGAaggatggtggtggtggtggtggaggagggGCTCCTGGTGTTGGTACTCGCCGGCCTGCGGGTGGTAGGCGTACATCATGTGGCAGTCCTCCTGCGGCGGGAAAAACATGGCGTCGGCGTCCACGGCGTCCAGGGGCGACGTGTCGGGCGTGGGGAGGCTGTAGCTCTCGTACGAGGGGCACCCCAGGGGGTCGGAGCGATAGTGGCCGaggggctgctgctgctgctgctgcgggaTCTGCGGCGGGAAGCCGGCGTGCTCGTGGTAGGCCGGCCCCGCCCCGTCTACCCGGTGCTCGGAAGCCCCGTGCAGCAGGAAGCCGGAGTCGAGCCGCTTAATCCGCTTGACCTGCTTGCGCCTGCGGGGCCGGTACTTGTAGTTGGGGTGGTCCTGCATGTGTTGAACCCGCAGACGCTCCGCCTCCTCCACAAACGGCTGCTTGTCGGCCGCCGGCAGCGACTTCCACGACTTGCCTGCAGGGGGCGACACGGCCGTTAGGTTAATATATGCATGCGAGGTGCTGCTGGTATCTGTGACGTTGAATGCGTGTGTGCCTTTAAAAAACAGACCCGACCTGTGGAGTTTAGGTCTGGCTCGTGATGACCTGGCTAAACGGTTAGCCACTGTGTGTGTAGCGTGACGGCGTCACTTGAGGCTAACGCAGGTCGGCAAACGAAGTTCACGCCATTTTCTTCCAAGCCATTGAAAGTGCACCGCTCTCTGTTTTCGTCCTCCCTTCATCCAAACCACATGTTCTGTATTGGTTCCATTGCTAGGCTTTATTCAATTAGCTAACCATGTTGGTTTTTGACCATCGACGTGCAGCGTGAAATGATAACAAACTTTGGacgttttctgttttgttttttttccttcctcacACTCGAGTTTGTCCATGTGGGAAAAATAATCACCACAAAATCTTGCAATAAAATGGATAATATGTGATAGAagtaccattaaaaaaataataataattaaatagcagTGTTTGCGTCATTTTGGTGTCAAGGAACTAAGTTGAAGTGAATAAAATGAATgtccacctaaaaaaaaaaaaaaaaaaaaaatcatagtatTTTTCCACCTCGGAAGTGCCAgaatttgcattattattatttttttcaacgtaCAGACTTAAATATGTTTCTAGACAAAAGTATAAATTAAGCTTTAGGCTTCTTTCATAGTGCTGaaatggaggaggagaagaagaagaaactaaagaagaaaaaagaaacttgAAGAAGAAActacaaaagaagaagaagaaaaagaaggaagaagaagaaactaaAGAAGAAACTGAAGCAGAAAGCGAAACCTGTAGCATGTAGCTAGTTGTGTTTATGCCATCaaaacataattttccaaaAGTGCTTACGTTGtgagctgcccccccccccccccccaataaaaaaatttaattaaccGAACAAACTGGGGGAGAGTGACAGTAAAAAGCcgtccaaaacaacaacaaaaataaaaaaataaatgtctgtaAAAGAAATTGAGCAAATCAACCCTTACTTGAACTTTGAGCCAATTAAAATGACTGGGATATATCATAATATATTATTTCTGACATCCATACATCaatcatcgtttttttttttgttttttttttcaatacaattaaCATAATATTACAGCAATATGAGGGGAATAAAAACGGAAATTATAAAATGATTGAAACTCTAAATCCGACCACCTGTGGATTGCCGCGGAACAAATCTTAGCCACACGTATTGAAGTCAATGTGAAATATGTGATATGAAAATACTCGTCGAGTCCACATGCTGAtgtttgactcaaacaaaggtGACGTTTTatattaatatcacatttgagTTGCCTTATGACATTTTAATTCCATTGAAtggtaaaaatgcaaaaaaatgtacattctgTTTAATGACAAAATTGGATCACAATATATGACATACATCATAATGTAAACACTGTAAGTCCACTCGCTGATATTTGATGACTGCAAATATGACCGTCATATAATTTTTGGACTTGAAAAGTGTGAAAGGAGTCGATATCCAACTGCCGTGAATTGCGTCATGTCAtgtaattttattataaaagtGTTTGTGTTTAAGTACAATAAAAGTTATAGTAATGCATTATAGacttatgtttaaaaaaaattatagctgtaatatttacattaaacCGTTTTTTACAGTAACGTTGATGCATTCAAGGAAATGTCccgtttgaatgtttttaaccTGTCAAACCAAACCTAATGGAACCAACTGGGTAAAATAACCGAAGCCCTCATCTAATCAAGTCAAATAACCGCGTAGAGTACCCAAAAAGCGTACGCGCGACTTACCGAGCATTTTGCTGAGTTCGGCGTTGTGCAGGTCGGGGTTCTGCTGCGCCAGCCGCTTGCGCTCGTCCTTCGCCCACACCATGAACGCGTTCATGGGGCGGCGGATCCTCGGCTCGCTTTTGCCGCGACTCTGGTGGTTCCCGCCGGCCGCGGCCGCCGAGCCCAGCCCGGCGGGCGCCTCGCTCTTGGCCTTGGGCTCCCCGAGGGGGCTGAGGGGGTCGGCGGCCGCGGTGGCGACCCACTGGCAGTGTCCCATCCCAGGCATCATGACTGACATCGCGCACCTTGCCTGGTTCTGATCGTC
Protein-coding sequences here:
- the sox17 gene encoding transcription factor SOX-17, translating into MSSPDAGYASDDQNQARCAMSVMMPGMGHCQWVATAAADPLSPLGEPKAKSEAPAGLGSAAAAGGNHQSRGKSEPRIRRPMNAFMVWAKDERKRLAQQNPDLHNAELSKMLGKSWKSLPAADKQPFVEEAERLRVQHMQDHPNYKYRPRRRKQVKRIKRLDSGFLLHGASEHRVDGAGPAYHEHAGFPPQIPQQQQQQPLGHYRSDPLGCPSYESYSLPTPDTSPLDAVDADAMFFPPQEDCHMMYAYHPQAGEYQHQEPLLHHHHHHPSYMGGPNPLTVYYGHPKRHAGAGQLSPPPDCAGSDNAELLSEVDRSEFEQYLGSSAYGAPHEGPAQGSEGLISSVLSDASTAVYYCSYNNS